A window of Desulfobacterales bacterium genomic DNA:
AATTGCTTAAATTTTGGATTGTTCATTGGTATCTTCCGTATGCTGCCGTTAGACAAATTTCTGATGTTGGTATTTCTCAATTCCGGCTTTCCAATTTGCCCGAGCCGCTGATCTTGCTAGTGATGCGCGGATGGCCGCTATAGACGACATCGCCGGCGCCCGATATTCTGGCGTCCAAGGTGTCGGTGGCGTTTATTCTGCAATCACCCGATCCGCTGACTTTCAACGATACATTCCGGGTATGCATATCAAAGGCATTGATCTTACCGGATCCGCTGATAGATGCATGATGGCGATTGGTTTGACCACTAAGATTCATTGAACCGGATCCAGAAATATTCGTTTCTAAATCTGTCACGTCCAATTCCAGAGCCATATCACCGGAACCGCTGATTTTTGCGTAAAAATCATCAGAGACAAACCGGCTTTTTCCAATAACATCACCGGAACCCGAAACAGCAATGCCTTTGAGG
This region includes:
- a CDS encoding head GIN domain-containing protein codes for the protein MKIRWIPILIISLLVAVIASGCIVVDLNGCGKKAVRGSGDVVTEERQLPDFETIKLKGIGRVVLTQSQSHSVAIKTDDNIMPLIETEVHADQLVISQGNYNLKPTTLEFDISVSHLKGIAVSGSGDVIGKSRFVSDDFYAKISGSGDMALELDVTDLETNISGSGSMNLSGQTNRHHASISGSGKINAFDMHTRNVSLKVSGSGDCRINATDTLDARISGAGDVVYSGHPRITSKISGSGKLESRN